A stretch of the Staphylococcus sp. NRL 16/872 genome encodes the following:
- the liaF gene encoding cell wall-active antibiotics response protein LiaF, which produces MTRKYISTELLIIFTALMIIANFYYIFFEKIGYLFVLLLGCILVYIGYLYFHKVRGLLAFWIGVLLIAFTLLSNKYTIIILFIFLVIVIIRYLIFKFKPLNIVASEEEVTSPQFIKQKWFGEQRTPVYVYKWEDVQIQHGIGDIHIDMTKAANIKENNTIVVRHVLGKIQLIVPTNYNINLHMAAFYGTAYLNGQSYKVENNHIQVEEKPKEENYNVNIYISTFIGDVEVVYR; this is translated from the coding sequence TTGACACGTAAGTATATATCAACAGAATTATTAATTATTTTTACAGCTTTAATGATTATTGCGAATTTTTACTATATCTTTTTCGAAAAGATAGGTTACCTATTCGTACTATTATTAGGATGTATATTAGTTTATATTGGCTACCTTTACTTTCACAAAGTAAGGGGGCTCTTAGCGTTTTGGATAGGTGTACTACTTATTGCTTTTACATTGTTATCCAATAAATATACTATTATCATTTTATTTATTTTCTTAGTTATCGTTATAATAAGATATCTAATTTTCAAATTTAAGCCTTTAAATATAGTTGCGTCTGAAGAAGAAGTGACTTCTCCTCAGTTTATTAAACAAAAATGGTTTGGTGAGCAACGTACACCAGTTTATGTGTATAAATGGGAAGACGTGCAAATCCAACATGGCATAGGAGATATTCACATCGATATGACTAAAGCAGCCAATATTAAAGAAAATAATACCATTGTTGTAAGACATGTATTAGGAAAAATTCAGCTTATTGTTCCTACTAATTACAACATTAATTTACACATGGCAGCTTTCTACGGCACGGCTTATTTAAATGGTCAATCATATAAAGTTGAAAATAATCATATTCAAGTTGAAGAAAAACCAAAAGAAGAAAATTATAATGTTAATATTTATATATCAACATTTATAGGTGATGTTGAGGTGGTTTATAGATGA
- a CDS encoding sensor histidine kinase: protein MNHYLRAIGSMLILVYSMLTAFLFIDKVFVNIIYFQGMFYAQIFGIPVFLFLNLIIILLCIIVGSILAYKINQQNHWIKNQIEHAIEGETVGINDQNIELYNETVDIYQTLVPLNQELHRLRIKTQNLTNENYNMNDVKVKKIIEDERQRLARELHDSVSQQLFAASMMLSAIKETNLEPPLNQQIPVLEKMVQESQLEMRALLLHLRPLGLKDKTLGEGIKDLVIDLQKKVPMKVIHDIEEFEVPKGIEDHLFRITQEAISNTLRHSNGTKVTVELFNKEDYLLLRIQDNGKGFNVDEKLEQSYGLKNMRERALEIGATFHIVSLPDSGTRIEVKAPLHKEDDLYGD from the coding sequence ATGAATCACTACTTAAGAGCTATTGGTTCCATGTTAATCCTTGTGTATAGCATGTTAACCGCGTTCTTATTTATTGATAAAGTATTCGTTAATATTATTTATTTTCAGGGGATGTTTTATGCTCAGATATTTGGGATACCCGTCTTCTTATTTTTAAATCTAATTATTATTTTATTATGTATTATTGTTGGCTCGATCTTAGCTTATAAAATCAACCAACAAAATCATTGGATAAAAAATCAAATAGAACACGCTATTGAGGGTGAAACGGTAGGCATCAATGATCAAAATATTGAATTATATAATGAAACAGTTGATATTTATCAAACGCTCGTACCATTGAATCAAGAGTTACATCGTTTAAGAATTAAAACCCAAAATTTAACCAATGAAAATTATAATATGAATGATGTCAAAGTGAAAAAAATCATTGAAGATGAACGTCAGCGTTTAGCACGTGAATTACATGATTCTGTAAGTCAGCAACTTTTCGCAGCTAGTATGATGCTCTCAGCCATTAAAGAAACTAATTTAGAACCTCCACTCAATCAACAAATTCCAGTGCTTGAAAAAATGGTTCAAGAATCTCAATTAGAAATGCGAGCATTACTATTACACCTTCGTCCACTCGGTCTTAAAGATAAGACGCTAGGGGAAGGTATTAAAGACTTGGTCATTGATTTACAGAAAAAGGTACCTATGAAAGTAATTCATGATATTGAAGAATTTGAAGTTCCTAAGGGGATTGAAGATCATTTATTTAGAATTACACAAGAGGCTATTTCTAATACGTTGCGTCATTCAAATGGTACGAAAGTAACCGTAGAATTATTCAATAAAGAAGATTATTTATTATTGCGTATTCAAGACAATGGTAAAGGATTTAATGTAGATGAAAAGCTAGAACAAAGCTATGGTCTAAAGAATATGCGAGAACGTGCGTTAGAAATTGGGGCAACTTTTCATATTGTTTCTTTACCAGATTCAGGGACAAGAATTGAAGTGAAAGCACCATTACATAAGGAGGATGATTTATATGGCGATTAA
- the vraR gene encoding two-component system response regulator VraR yields the protein MAIKVLFVDDHEMVRIGISSYLSTQEDIEVVGEGASGKDAIAKAHELQPDLILMDLLMDDMDGVEATTQIKKDLPRIKVVMLTSFIEDKEVYRALDAGVDSYILKTTSAKDIAEAVRKTYNGEAVFEPEVLVKMRNRMKKRAELYEMLTEREMEILLLIAKGYSNQEIASASHITIKTVKTHVSNILSKLEVQDRTQAVIYAFQHNLIQ from the coding sequence ATGGCGATTAAAGTACTATTTGTGGATGACCACGAAATGGTTCGTATTGGAATTTCAAGTTATTTATCAACGCAAGAAGATATTGAAGTCGTGGGAGAAGGCGCATCCGGTAAAGATGCAATTGCTAAGGCGCATGAATTACAACCTGATTTAATATTAATGGATTTACTTATGGATGATATGGACGGCGTGGAAGCTACGACCCAAATAAAAAAAGATTTACCTCGCATTAAAGTAGTCATGCTTACAAGTTTTATAGAAGATAAAGAAGTCTATAGAGCATTAGATGCTGGGGTAGATAGTTATATTTTAAAAACAACAAGTGCTAAAGATATAGCTGAAGCGGTGCGTAAAACATATAACGGTGAAGCAGTATTTGAACCAGAAGTGTTAGTGAAAATGCGTAATAGAATGAAAAAAAGAGCAGAATTATATGAAATGTTAACTGAACGTGAAATGGAGATATTGCTACTAATTGCAAAAGGATATTCTAACCAAGAAATAGCAAGCGCGTCTCATATTACAATCAAAACAGTGAAAACACATGTAAGTAATATACTGAGTAAATTAGAAGTACAAGATAGAACTCAAGCTGTTATATATGCTTTCCAACATAATTTAATTCAATAA